One Pseudodesulfovibrio cashew DNA window includes the following coding sequences:
- a CDS encoding DUF3320 domain-containing protein, with translation MLLEKGGHNGALNGYQDQDPKRAYMLAAGIWSAITEKALSYAQPPASFESRGQKVRGPRRIHDEGLVTCLDSSLLFAGALEAAGLNPVIIFTKGHAFTGVWLADKTLPSIEEPDVVELRKAIAAREFEAFETTLVTNRPVADFTQAVQNARVKLNEKNEVDFERAVDIRRARFAGVTPLAAHHVEESSKEAAEEVAPAALPPEPDFGMLPGEVIDETPQTAQDRIDRWQRKLLDLTLRNRLLNFKDTKQTIPVLCPDLPRLEDMLADGSRLRVISLKDENPVGARDPELYQQQNGKDIHEEFAKDALERKQLCIPLPGTDMRNRLVTLFRKANSELAEGGANTLYLAVGFLRWKKTENDPTLYRAPILLLPVSLKRRSAKSDFYLAHHEDDIRINSTLLQFLQRDFGLRVPSLEGELPKDESGIDVPLVFSLMRKAVRDIPGFEVVEEAAFSTFSFAKYLMWKDLVDRTEDLRNNRLVKHLIDSPETPFVQACDGPCLPLPNEIDKKIPLHDLLTPLPADSSQLAAVVAAMNGHDFVVIGPPGTGKSQTIANMIAQCLSVGKRVLFVAEKSAALDVVYRRLKAYGLGDVCLELHSNKSDRKRVLAQLGAAWERSEKYATDSWDRATSQLEAARDQLNRYVEQLHAPGSHGFSVFQAIGVVAGHRPRFTLTFDNLNAHDPGMFARLEETAIRADRIHAIVRDCKGFDSIDAEEWTFSWQNSLIEHAESILATIPQLKETADALAHKIGLPDAEETNLERIKQLNRFHEVCRIASGQDYSKVVDAELGRLEEAAASLAAAITIIRQARSNLTASYENAELKRIPVDDIDRQWREANAKMWPLSAFGRRRIGKLLQSYAADGKVDVASEIIPLREIQNNIETIDQSELAGLPVFRNEETDHSNVLEYLKGAGNLQQALADVRRYASDAQQFGAALDSLLNHGQQRPDAERLATAFHSALREFKSACDAYAVHSKGKLHIPSIESLETNLRHLIAHKTQLADWVRWVAVREEARALGLDPFLKALPTGQIENAKLDFRVAYFHWWLPLVIDASSELRGFRHWSHEDLIREFRKRDEAVQKMASDQVLIKTSHGLPARDSVPRRSELGALRHQLSLQRPSLSIRKLLENTPTVFTKLAPCMLMSPLSVAQYLPADQTQFDVVIFDEASQITTWDAVGAIARAEQSIIVGDPKQLPPTNFFGRADDEDEDDLAEYEKDLPSILEEASAAGLPEVQLNWHYRSRDESLISFSNHHYYGGRLITFPSPKTESDALVFHKNDGAYARGTGRTNITEAREIVRFARSRLEHWLQLPKETRPTLGVITFNIQQQELILNLFDEARRSNPKLEWFFSENREEPVIVKNLENIQGDERDIMCFSITFGRDNGDKMSMSFGALNRDGGERRLNVAVTRARSEMHVFSSIEADDIDTSRTKALGVAHLKTFLDYAKRGPIALPCGAGRGDSVGDAESPFEEAVMSALQDKGWEIRPQIGVSDYRIDLGVVHPDHAGAYLAGVECDGATYHSSASARDRDKIREAVLCNLGWNIIRIWSTDWFMTPTEALKRVHTELEELLENSRQKEKELEAQAKEQSEQEEEWREVPEELVAETMKSQPEEEHVLQPRVSRQVKLPNVSNELELPYSDPEPPDQHSKYAKSTGVEDSTVSSNISPIKWPVQPDADRFFDAGYTPILCQLIDYLVEKEGPIEADRLARTICKAHGWKRTGANIRQQIDTCLGKNELRKEGKTTFIWSPGTYQEKVPYRTIEGRAVTDISRHELFGLIADHPELVMSKDRVRDLADILGVKRLSQKVNEYLASCLSTFFMS, from the coding sequence ATGCTCCTTGAAAAGGGTGGTCACAACGGGGCGCTCAACGGGTACCAGGATCAAGACCCCAAACGGGCGTACATGCTTGCTGCCGGCATATGGTCGGCCATCACCGAAAAGGCACTGAGCTATGCACAGCCTCCCGCCTCTTTTGAATCCAGAGGGCAGAAGGTCCGAGGGCCGCGGCGGATACACGACGAGGGGTTGGTCACCTGCCTCGACAGCTCGCTGCTATTTGCTGGTGCGCTTGAAGCGGCGGGCCTCAACCCTGTCATTATCTTTACCAAGGGACACGCCTTTACAGGCGTCTGGCTTGCGGACAAGACTCTGCCCTCCATTGAAGAACCGGATGTGGTCGAACTCCGCAAAGCCATCGCGGCGCGTGAATTCGAGGCATTTGAAACGACCTTGGTAACGAATCGTCCCGTAGCGGACTTCACCCAAGCGGTTCAAAACGCCAGGGTGAAACTCAACGAAAAAAACGAAGTCGACTTCGAGCGTGCCGTGGACATCCGCAGGGCTCGTTTTGCAGGTGTCACTCCCCTCGCTGCCCATCATGTCGAAGAATCCTCAAAAGAAGCCGCAGAGGAAGTTGCCCCGGCGGCTCTCCCGCCGGAACCGGACTTCGGCATGTTGCCGGGTGAAGTAATCGACGAAACGCCCCAGACAGCTCAAGACAGGATAGACCGATGGCAACGAAAGCTCCTTGACCTGACTCTTCGAAATCGCCTCCTCAACTTCAAGGACACCAAGCAGACCATCCCGGTCTTGTGCCCGGATCTTCCGAGACTGGAAGACATGCTGGCGGACGGAAGCCGCCTTCGGGTCATATCCCTCAAGGATGAAAACCCTGTCGGGGCACGGGATCCGGAATTGTATCAGCAACAAAACGGCAAAGACATCCATGAGGAGTTCGCCAAGGACGCCCTGGAGCGCAAGCAGCTCTGCATTCCGCTGCCCGGAACAGACATGCGCAACCGGCTGGTCACGCTTTTCCGCAAGGCCAACAGTGAACTCGCGGAAGGGGGCGCCAACACCCTCTACCTGGCGGTGGGCTTCCTCAGGTGGAAGAAAACGGAAAACGACCCGACGCTGTATCGAGCCCCCATCCTCCTGCTCCCGGTTTCCCTGAAACGCCGTTCGGCGAAATCGGATTTTTATCTTGCACACCATGAAGACGACATCCGCATCAACTCGACCCTCCTTCAATTCTTGCAACGGGATTTCGGACTCAGGGTTCCGTCCTTGGAAGGAGAGCTCCCAAAAGACGAATCAGGTATCGACGTCCCTTTGGTCTTCTCGCTCATGCGCAAGGCCGTGCGGGACATCCCAGGATTTGAAGTTGTTGAGGAGGCGGCGTTTTCCACGTTTTCTTTTGCCAAGTATCTCATGTGGAAGGATTTGGTCGACCGAACCGAGGACCTGAGAAACAACCGGCTTGTCAAACATCTCATAGACTCGCCCGAGACTCCTTTTGTCCAAGCGTGTGACGGCCCCTGTCTTCCCCTGCCCAACGAGATCGACAAAAAGATCCCCCTGCATGACCTGCTGACTCCGCTTCCCGCCGACAGCTCCCAGTTGGCTGCCGTTGTTGCGGCCATGAACGGACACGACTTCGTTGTCATCGGCCCTCCCGGCACAGGGAAAAGCCAGACAATCGCCAACATGATCGCCCAGTGCCTCTCCGTGGGGAAACGCGTTCTTTTTGTGGCGGAGAAATCAGCGGCGCTGGACGTGGTTTACCGCCGATTGAAGGCATACGGGCTTGGCGACGTCTGCCTTGAACTCCACTCCAATAAATCCGACAGGAAACGTGTTCTGGCCCAACTGGGGGCCGCTTGGGAACGTAGTGAAAAATATGCGACGGATTCCTGGGACCGTGCAACAAGCCAACTTGAGGCGGCAAGAGACCAACTCAACAGGTATGTGGAACAACTTCATGCACCTGGTAGCCACGGCTTCAGTGTTTTCCAGGCCATCGGCGTTGTCGCCGGACATCGCCCACGGTTCACTCTCACGTTCGACAATCTCAATGCGCACGATCCGGGCATGTTCGCCAGGCTTGAGGAGACCGCAATACGCGCGGACAGAATTCACGCCATTGTCCGCGACTGCAAGGGATTCGACAGCATCGACGCTGAGGAATGGACGTTTTCTTGGCAAAACAGTCTGATTGAACACGCCGAATCAATTTTGGCTACTATTCCCCAACTCAAGGAAACCGCCGACGCCTTGGCGCATAAGATAGGGCTACCAGACGCTGAGGAAACAAATCTTGAGCGCATAAAGCAACTCAATCGATTCCATGAGGTTTGCCGGATCGCTTCCGGGCAGGACTACAGCAAGGTCGTCGATGCGGAATTGGGCCGTTTGGAAGAAGCCGCGGCATCTCTCGCCGCCGCCATCACCATCATTCGCCAAGCCCGGTCGAACCTCACGGCTAGCTACGAAAACGCCGAACTGAAACGCATCCCCGTGGACGACATCGACCGTCAATGGCGCGAGGCAAATGCCAAAATGTGGCCACTCTCGGCCTTCGGGCGCAGGCGAATCGGCAAACTTCTCCAAAGCTATGCAGCGGACGGCAAGGTGGATGTCGCTTCGGAAATAATTCCCCTGCGGGAAATCCAAAACAACATTGAAACCATCGACCAGAGCGAGCTGGCAGGGCTTCCGGTATTTCGAAACGAAGAAACCGACCATTCCAACGTATTGGAATATCTCAAAGGTGCTGGGAATCTGCAACAAGCGCTCGCCGATGTTCGCCGTTATGCCTCTGATGCCCAGCAGTTTGGAGCCGCATTGGACTCCCTGCTCAATCACGGGCAGCAACGACCTGACGCCGAACGCCTGGCAACGGCATTTCATTCAGCGCTCAGGGAATTCAAATCGGCCTGTGATGCCTACGCTGTTCACTCCAAAGGAAAGCTGCATATCCCGTCGATAGAGTCCCTTGAAACGAACCTACGACATTTGATTGCCCACAAGACACAACTGGCGGATTGGGTCCGTTGGGTGGCGGTCAGAGAGGAAGCACGGGCACTGGGCCTTGATCCGTTTCTGAAGGCACTACCAACCGGGCAGATCGAAAACGCCAAGTTGGATTTCCGGGTGGCATATTTCCATTGGTGGTTGCCCCTCGTCATAGACGCCAGTTCAGAGCTTCGCGGCTTCCGCCATTGGTCCCACGAAGATTTGATACGAGAGTTTCGCAAGAGGGACGAAGCCGTTCAAAAAATGGCCTCGGATCAGGTATTGATTAAGACATCGCATGGGCTTCCCGCCAGGGATAGCGTCCCTCGCCGCTCGGAATTGGGAGCATTGAGACACCAACTATCTTTGCAACGGCCGAGCCTTTCCATCCGCAAATTACTCGAAAACACGCCAACCGTGTTCACCAAACTGGCGCCATGCATGCTCATGTCACCGCTTTCAGTGGCTCAATACCTCCCAGCAGACCAGACACAATTTGATGTGGTCATTTTCGATGAAGCCTCCCAGATCACGACGTGGGATGCGGTCGGAGCCATCGCCAGGGCCGAGCAATCCATCATCGTGGGCGACCCGAAACAGTTGCCACCCACCAACTTTTTCGGCCGTGCCGATGACGAGGACGAGGACGACCTTGCCGAATATGAAAAAGACCTGCCCAGTATTCTCGAAGAAGCCAGTGCGGCGGGCCTGCCGGAAGTCCAGTTGAACTGGCATTACCGAAGCCGAGATGAATCGTTGATCTCGTTCTCGAACCATCACTATTATGGTGGTAGACTCATCACCTTCCCTTCGCCCAAAACAGAATCAGATGCCCTTGTTTTTCACAAAAACGACGGCGCGTATGCGAGAGGCACAGGCCGTACCAACATCACGGAAGCGAGAGAAATCGTCCGGTTTGCTAGGTCACGACTGGAACACTGGCTACAACTCCCAAAGGAGACGAGACCGACCCTCGGCGTCATCACGTTCAACATCCAGCAACAGGAACTGATCCTCAATCTTTTTGACGAGGCCCGACGTTCCAATCCGAAGCTTGAATGGTTCTTCAGCGAAAATCGAGAAGAACCGGTTATCGTCAAGAACCTGGAAAACATCCAGGGAGATGAGCGGGACATCATGTGCTTCTCCATTACCTTCGGGCGAGATAATGGAGACAAAATGTCAATGAGTTTCGGCGCGCTCAATCGGGATGGAGGAGAAAGACGCCTAAACGTCGCCGTAACGCGCGCCCGATCCGAAATGCATGTCTTCTCATCAATTGAGGCCGATGACATCGACACATCGCGGACCAAGGCCCTTGGCGTGGCCCATCTCAAGACCTTTCTTGACTACGCCAAGCGAGGCCCGATAGCGCTCCCGTGCGGTGCGGGTAGGGGTGATTCCGTTGGTGATGCGGAGAGTCCGTTTGAAGAAGCCGTCATGTCCGCTCTTCAAGACAAGGGCTGGGAGATACGGCCTCAAATCGGTGTTTCCGATTACCGAATCGACCTGGGCGTGGTCCATCCCGATCACGCAGGTGCCTACCTGGCGGGCGTTGAGTGTGACGGCGCAACCTACCACAGTTCCGCAAGCGCACGGGATCGAGACAAAATCCGTGAGGCGGTCCTATGTAACCTCGGGTGGAACATCATCCGCATATGGTCAACAGACTGGTTCATGACTCCTACGGAAGCGCTCAAACGGGTTCATACAGAACTTGAGGAGCTTCTCGAAAACTCCCGCCAAAAGGAGAAGGAACTAGAAGCCCAGGCCAAAGAACAATCCGAGCAAGAAGAGGAATGGAGGGAGGTGCCCGAAGAGCTTGTTGCGGAAACCATGAAATCACAACCGGAAGAAGAGCATGTTTTGCAGCCTCGGGTTTCAAGACAAGTCAAGCTTCCCAATGTAAGCAATGAACTTGAGCTTCCGTATTCTGATCCGGAACCACCAGATCAACACTCAAAATATGCCAAATCAACCGGGGTGGAGGATTCGACGGTCTCAAGTAATATCTCGCCTATCAAATGGCCCGTCCAACCGGATGCGGACCGTTTCTTCGATGCCGGATACACACCGATTCTCTGTCAACTGATCGACTATCTGGTAGAGAAAGAAGGCCCCATTGAGGCCGACCGACTGGCCCGGACTATCTGCAAAGCCCACGGCTGGAAAAGGACCGGTGCCAACATCCGGCAGCAAATCGACACCTGCCTCGGCAAGAATGAACTCCGCAAGGAAGGTAAGACGACTTTTATCTGGTCACCTGGAACTTATCAGGAAAAGGTCCCTTATAGGACCATCGAAGGTAGAGCCGTCACAGACATCTCGCGCCACGAACTATTCGGGCTTATAGCTGACCATCCTGAGCTTGTGATGAGCAAAGACCGAGTCCGGGACTTGGCGGATATCCTGGGGGTTAAGCGGCTCTCGCAGAAGGTTAATGAGTACCTCGCCAGCTGTCTTTCAACCTTCTTCATGAGCTAG
- a CDS encoding helix-turn-helix domain-containing protein, protein MSDASTLLTIREVACFLRVHRATISRLIQSGALGHIAIGSRKLVLKTDLQAFIENRRSLAANSPKGE, encoded by the coding sequence ATGTCCGATGCATCGACTCTTTTGACCATCAGGGAAGTCGCCTGCTTTTTGCGGGTCCACCGTGCGACCATTTCGCGTCTGATTCAGTCTGGCGCCTTGGGTCATATCGCGATAGGATCACGAAAGCTGGTTCTGAAAACAGACCTGCAAGCGTTCATTGAAAATCGAAGAAGCTTGGCGGCGAACAGTCCGAAGGGAGAATAG
- a CDS encoding site-specific integrase produces the protein MRKSDSLKYGINRATLSGPKSKQHRIRQTAQHFVKILRHANLGARKWTKVTNKHFQRVADAMRADGVGDGRIAEVFSAARHICRAYGNDHISKSNAAFGVRRGSIANATSRTVSPEAFQNTLTRMRNDTSYSHAGRAAAQVELMYELGLRREEAAKLDLPNDWNRDEHSLLVQYGTKGGRPRALLNLSPMQEAALERAQEYVSPSDRKGVNNLMPEHMGDNWLHRLDYAARKHGLTGKDAEGTLHGLRHERFHQMYVEHTGFEPPNQHDDVQVFQAAAYDAAGEKWPRLDNEARDEIENTAGHSAGRRDVSNAYLGSSY, from the coding sequence ATGAGAAAATCCGACAGCCTCAAGTATGGGATCAACCGGGCAACCTTGTCCGGCCCGAAATCGAAACAGCACCGAATCCGCCAGACGGCCCAACATTTCGTCAAGATCTTGCGCCACGCGAACCTGGGAGCCCGGAAGTGGACCAAGGTGACGAACAAGCATTTCCAGCGCGTGGCGGACGCCATGCGCGCGGACGGCGTGGGCGACGGCAGGATTGCCGAAGTCTTCAGTGCCGCACGCCACATTTGCCGCGCATACGGAAACGACCACATCAGCAAAAGCAACGCGGCCTTCGGGGTGCGACGCGGGTCCATCGCCAATGCGACGTCCCGCACTGTCAGCCCGGAAGCCTTTCAAAACACCCTGACCCGCATGCGAAACGACACGTCGTATTCGCATGCGGGTCGGGCGGCGGCACAGGTCGAGTTGATGTACGAACTCGGTTTGCGCAGGGAAGAAGCAGCCAAGCTTGACTTGCCCAATGACTGGAATCGCGACGAGCACAGTCTGCTTGTCCAGTACGGGACCAAAGGCGGCAGACCAAGAGCCTTGCTCAACCTGTCGCCCATGCAAGAAGCAGCCCTTGAACGGGCGCAGGAATATGTGTCCCCTTCAGACAGGAAAGGCGTCAACAACCTCATGCCCGAGCATATGGGCGACAACTGGCTGCATCGGTTGGACTATGCGGCCAGAAAACACGGTCTGACCGGCAAAGACGCAGAGGGAACCCTGCACGGTCTCCGTCACGAGCGCTTCCACCAAATGTACGTGGAGCATACTGGCTTTGAACCGCCCAACCAGCACGACGACGTTCAGGTGTTTCAAGCAGCAGCATACGATGCCGCCGGGGAAAAATGGCCCCGGCTCGACAATGAAGCACGTGATGAGATCGAAAACACGGCAGGACATTCTGCCGGAAGACGTGACGTATCGAACGCCTATCTTGGCAGTTCCTATTAG